The Eremothecium gossypii ATCC 10895 chromosome IV, complete sequence genome contains a region encoding:
- the COP1 gene encoding coatomer subunit alpha (Syntenic homolog of Saccharomyces cerevisiae YDL145C (COP1)), whose amino-acid sequence MKMLTKFESKSTRAKAIAFHPSRPWVLVALFSSTIQLWDYRMGVLLHRFEEHEGPVRGVDFHPTQPLFVSAGDDYSIKVWSLSTHKCLFTLNGHLDYVRTVFFHTELPWIISASDDQTIRIWNWQNRREIACLTGHNHFVMCAQFHPTEDLVVSASLDETVRIWDISGLRKRHSAPGSQSFEEQMITQQNLFDGGFGDCVVKFILEGHTRGVNWASFHPTLPLIVSGSDDRQVKLWRMSSTKAWEVDTCRGHTNNVDSVIFHPFQNLIISVGEDSTIRVWDLDKRTPVKQFKREQDRFWSIRAHPNVNLFGAAHDSGIMVFKLDRERPPVAVNQNQLYFVNKEKQVQMFDYEKKVSSLPFVSLKNFGKPYNVFKSISYNPSQHSLLVNSSSRDGDRYALCLLPKQASGAVDATNIVEDKGSFATFVARNRYAVYNSASESLEVRGLDNKVTKSIKIEGTVKDIVYGGPGAVLILKPKAVVLFDVQQGKKLAEVALKMVKYAVWSPDGQYVALMSKHTLTIATRKLEITTSNHETIRIKSAAWDETGVLLLSTLNHIKYCLLNGDSGIIKTLSKTLYITKAHGKHIYALNRDGDIEILTIDPTEYRFKKALVNKNFPEVLRLIRTSNLVGQNIISYLQKAGYPEIALQFVEDPQTRFDLALEYGNLTVALTEASKLQNDAVWERLGKEAVLQGNTTIAECVYQNLKQLDKLSFLYLLKGDSIKLSKMENIAEQRGDISSLLMHTFYTNSVSKRADTFAAAGSVPLAYAVAKANGDEEKASQLLKEAGLSEDDVVLPETVSGSAFVKDSTLAQPFENWPMREAELSYFEKAVLGQIEELDLDTEPAPENETKHLDFAAEDEDMGLFEDAAMSGEEDAWDIDDNDLALDEEPNKDDDTMVEELDATEENTWVKNSKLPAVLVAAGAFEAAAQALHKQAGIVNFEPLRQRFHDIYEGSRAYMPATPKELSSIAGCIRMRVDEDDSKALPYVLGISSVTSKLNEGFKLFKANNLEAAVEAFRNVIYMITLLAVDNSDDAETARNALERARDYILGLSIELERRALPQNDVKRNLELASYFTKVNLFAQHRSNALQVAMSQSFKHKNFVQASHFASEFLEIVPSGPRADQARKIKDKADSLASDAVEIDFDPYAEFDICAATHTPIYKGTQSSVDPLTGAKYHISEKGKLDKIAYISKVGATASGLRIQI is encoded by the coding sequence ATGAAGATGCTTACAAAGTTTGAGTCGAAGTCTACCAGGGCGAAGGCAATTGCATTCCACCCGTCGCGGCCTTGGGTGCTGGTAGCGCTATTTTCATCGACCATCCAGCTGTGGGATTACAGGATGGgggtgctgctgcaccgGTTCGAAGAACACGAGGGCCCTGTCCGTGGAGTGGACTTCCACCCTACACAGCCTCTGTTTGTTTCTGCAGGGGATGACTACAGCATCAAGGTGTGGTCGCTCTCAACACACAAGTGCCTGTTCACACTGAATGGACACCTGGACTACGTGCGCACGGTCTTCTTCCACACGGAACTTCCGTGGATCATCTCTGCGTCGGACGACCAAACAATCCGCATCTGGAACTGGCAGAACCGGCGTGAAATCGCGTGCCTGACGGGCCATAACCACTTCGTGATGTGTGCGCAGTTCCACCCCACCGAGGATCTAGTGGTCTCCGCGTCTCTGGACGAGACTGTGCGCATCTGGGACATATCCGGGCTTCGCAAACGGCACTCTGCGCCTGGATCGCAGAGCTTCGAGGAGCAGATGATCACCCAGCAGAACCTATTCGATGGCGGCTTTGGCGACTGTGTTGTGAAGTTTATCCTGGAGGGCCACACGAGGGGAGTCAATTGGGCCTCGTTCCATCCGACTCTGCCCTTGATTGTCTCCGGTTCTGACGACAGACAGGTCAAGTTGTGGCGTATGAGCTCCACCAAAGCGTGGGAGGTCGACACGTGCAGGGGTCATACGAACAACGTCGACAGTGTAATATTTCACCCATTTCAAAACCTAATTATCTCTGTCGGCGAGGATTCTACCATTAGGGTCTGGGATCTAGACAAGCGCACTCCTGTAAAACAGTTCAAAAGAGAACAGGACAGATTCTGGTCGATTAGGGCGCACCCTAATGTGAACCTCTTTGGCGCGGCGCATGACTCGGGTATCATGGTCTTTAAACTGGACCGTGAGAGACCACCTGTGGCTGTGAACCAGAACCAGCTTTACTTTGTCAACAAAGAGAAGCAGGTCCAAATGTTTGACTATGAAAAGAAGGTGTCCTCTCTGCCATTTGTTTCTCTAAAAAACTTTGGAAAGCCATATAACGTGTTCAAGTCCATCTCTTATAATCCCTCGCAACACTCTCTCCTCGTGAACTCAAGTAGCAGGGATGGCGATAGGTATGCTCTTTGCCTGCTTCCAAAACAGGCTAGCGGTGCTGTTGATGCCACAAATATAGTTGAGGATAAGGGAAGCTTTGCGACTTTTGTCGCTCGGAATAGGTACGCTGTCTACAACTCTGCGTCGGAATCTCTTGAAGTACGTGGGTTGGACAACAAGGTAACCAAATCGATCAAGATAGAAGGAACTGTTAAAGACATTGTCTATGGAGGCCCTGGTGCGGTACTCATCTTGAAACCAAAGGCGGTAGTCTTGTTCGACGTGCAGCAGGGGAAAAAATTGGCGGAGGTAGCTCTGAAGATGGTTAAATATGCAGTCTGGTCCCCAGATGGGCAATACGTTGCTTTAATGAGTAAACACACGCTGACCATTGCTACTAGGAAGTTGGAGATTACTACGTCTAACCATGAGACGATCAGGATCAAGTCAGCGGCGTGGGATGAAACTGGTGTTCTGCTCTTGTCTACTTTGAACCATATTAAGTACTGCCTATTGAATGGTGACAGCGGGATCATAAAAACTTTGAGCAAGACCCTATACATTACCAAAGCTCATGGCAAGCATAtatatgctttgaacaGAGACGGCGATATTGAGATATTGACCATTGACCCAACCGAGTACCGCTTTAAGAAAGCTTTGGTGAACAAGAACTTCCCTGAAGTCTTGCGTCTCATTCGTACGTCCAACCTTGTGGGCCAGAACATCATCTCGTATCTACAGAAGGCCGGATATCCGGAGATTGCATTGCAATTCGTGGAAGACCCTCAGACAAGATTCGATCTGGCTTTGGAATATGGAAATTTGACTGTTGCGCTAACAGAAGCCAGCAAGCTACAAAACGATGCGGTCTGGGAAAGACTCGGTAAGGAGGCTGTACTTCAGGGCAACACGACCATAGCAGAATGTGTCTATCAAAACTTGAAGCAGCTAGACAAGCTCTCTTTCTTGTACTTGTTGAAAGGCGATTCCATCAAGCTTTCGAAAATGGAAAACATTGCAGAACAACGTGGTGATATCTCCAGTTTGCTAATGCACACTTTCTACACTAACTCTGTGAGTAAAAGAGCCGACACCTTTGCGGCTGCAGGCTCTGTCCCGCTGGCTTACGCTGTCGCAAAAGCTAATGGTGATGAAGAAAAGGCATCCCAGTTGCTAAAGGAGGCTGGGTTATCGGAAGATGATGTTGTCTTGCCTGAAACTGTCTCTGGTTCTGCCTTTGTCAAGGACTCCACCCTTGCGCAGCCTTTCGAAAATTGGCCTATGCGTGAGGCAGAACTATCTTACTTTGAGAAAGCAGTATTAGGCCAAATAGAAGAACTAGATCTGGACACTGAACCAGCACCTGAAAATGAAACTAAACACTTAGACTTTGCTGCCGAAGACGAAGACATGGGTCTCTTTGAAGATGCCGCCATGAGCGGTGAGGAAGATGCGTGGGATATTGATGACAATGATTTGGCACTGGACGAGGAACCAAATAAGGATGACGACACTATGGTAGAAGAGCTCGATGCTACGGAGGAAAATACGTGGGTCAAAAACTCAAAGTTACCGGCGGTACTCGTAGCAGCTGGTGCATTtgaagcagcagcacagGCCCTACACAAGCAGGCCGGTATCGTTAACTTTGAACCTCTCCGTCAACGGTTCCACGATATATACGAGGGATCTAGGGCATATATGCCTGCTACGCCAAAGGAACTCTCCTCAATCGCCGGGTGTATCCGCATGCGCGTGGATGAAGATGACTCAAAGGCTCTGCCTTACGTTCTTGGAATCTCTTCTGTCACATCAAAGCTGAACGAAGGCTTCAAGTTGTTTAAAGCCAATAACCTCGAGGCCGCTGTCGAAGCCTTCCGCAATGTCATATACATGATCACTTTGCTAGCAGTTGACAATTCGGACGACGCCGAGACCGCCCGCAATGCGCTGGAGCGTGCGCGTGACTACATTCTAGGGCTCTCCATTGAACTAGAGCGCCGGGCGTTGCCACAAAATGACGTTAAGCGTAACCTGGAGCTCGCCTCTTACTTCACCAAGGTGAATCTCTTTGCCCAGCATCGCTCTAACGCCCTCCAGGTAGCAATGTCCCAGTCATTCAAGCACAAAAACTTCGTTCAAGCCTCGCATTTTGCGTCTGAGTTCTTGGAGATCGTCCCATCGGGTCCCCGGGCAGACCAGGCTCGCAAAATCAAGGACAAGGCTGACTCCCTTGCAAGTGATGCTGTGGAAATTGACTTTGATCCATACGCAGAATTTGATATCTGCGCGGCCACTCACACGCCAATATACAAGGGTACACAAAGTTCGGTCGATCCACTAACTGGCGCTAAATACCATATCTCTGAGAAAGGCAAGTTGGATAAGATTGCGTATATTTCGAAGGTCGGTGCTACTGCATCCGGTCTAAGGATCCAGAT